One window of Rhodopirellula bahusiensis genomic DNA carries:
- a CDS encoding DUF4013 domain-containing protein, producing the protein MRRFFQIIRKVTWTLFCLASLALILAFVTALPLLQLITLGYLLAVAGHLAAGGQLKDALPNLNSAGVFGAAFLALAIASAPTRLLAHWESVAAVIDPGSPDATRLRIGAIALSAFLTVYLGWAWVRGGRLKHYLWPQPKRFFKEAWRPSTWSRFADQVWDFLKGLRIPSLFWMGVRGALLTLVWLIPAFVIMGVTRQGDNAADGLIGVLALLTLAFVLLYLPMLQTHFAAQNNWRAMFQWRQVRSDFRYAPWSWAGAMLVGLVLMPIPLYLLKIEATPQEITWLPCLVFVAFMLPARIAEGLALRRCRRLRVRAESGEWSPGVWSGRWWFVSRWTVRLLVMPAIVGFYLLVLTGSQFTSWDGVETWVRQHALLVPVPFVGV; encoded by the coding sequence ATGCGACGCTTCTTCCAAATCATTCGAAAAGTCACCTGGACGCTGTTTTGCCTTGCGTCGTTGGCGTTGATCTTGGCGTTTGTCACCGCGCTGCCGCTTTTGCAACTGATCACGTTGGGGTATTTGCTGGCTGTTGCGGGGCATTTGGCCGCTGGTGGGCAACTCAAGGACGCCTTGCCGAATTTGAACTCCGCTGGGGTGTTTGGGGCCGCTTTTTTGGCGCTCGCGATTGCTTCGGCGCCGACTCGGTTGCTGGCTCATTGGGAATCCGTTGCCGCGGTGATCGATCCCGGTTCGCCGGATGCGACTCGGCTTCGGATCGGAGCGATCGCGTTGTCGGCGTTCTTGACCGTCTACCTGGGTTGGGCTTGGGTGCGAGGCGGTCGTTTAAAACATTACTTGTGGCCGCAGCCCAAGCGTTTCTTCAAAGAGGCGTGGCGTCCGTCGACTTGGTCGCGGTTCGCCGATCAGGTTTGGGATTTTCTGAAGGGCCTGCGCATACCGTCGCTGTTCTGGATGGGAGTTCGCGGCGCGCTGCTGACGCTGGTGTGGTTGATCCCGGCTTTCGTGATCATGGGAGTGACTCGGCAAGGCGACAATGCGGCGGATGGTTTGATCGGCGTGTTGGCTTTGCTGACGCTCGCGTTTGTGTTGTTGTATCTGCCAATGTTGCAAACTCATTTTGCCGCCCAAAACAATTGGCGAGCGATGTTCCAGTGGCGGCAAGTCCGAAGTGATTTCCGCTATGCACCTTGGTCTTGGGCGGGGGCGATGTTGGTCGGGTTGGTGTTGATGCCGATCCCGTTGTACCTGTTGAAAATCGAAGCAACGCCGCAAGAGATCACCTGGTTGCCATGCCTGGTGTTCGTGGCGTTCATGCTGCCGGCTCGAATCGCAGAAGGGTTGGCGCTGCGTCGATGCCGGCGGCTTCGAGTCCGAGCCGAATCGGGCGAATGGTCGCCTGGGGTTTGGTCAGGACGTTGGTGGTTTGTCTCTCGGTGGACCGTGCGGTTGTTGGTGATGCCTGCGATCGTTGGCTTTTACTTGCTGGTGCTGACCGGCAGCCAATTCACGAGCTGGGACGGGGTGGAAACCTGGGTTCGCCAGCACGCTTTGCTGGTGCCGGTTCCCTTCGTCGGTGTGTGA
- a CDS encoding NUDIX hydrolase — protein sequence MTRLPNTKPTQSQHRNRKRGVIGVMFRADKLLIIRRSLTVNAPGKLCLPGGGIEAGESEEEALVREMQEELAIDVTPTRLCWRSVTPWGTRLAWWVAEFPDHIEPVPNPEEVAEVHWMTANDIGTARGVLPSLPDFVAAWRGGKIELPWTDSSQG from the coding sequence ATGACTCGCTTGCCGAATACGAAACCGACCCAGTCTCAACATCGCAACCGCAAACGTGGTGTGATCGGAGTGATGTTCCGCGCGGACAAACTACTGATCATCCGTCGCTCGTTGACCGTCAACGCTCCCGGAAAACTCTGTTTGCCCGGCGGAGGCATTGAGGCGGGGGAGAGCGAAGAAGAGGCTCTCGTCCGCGAAATGCAGGAAGAATTGGCGATCGATGTGACGCCAACCCGACTTTGCTGGCGAAGCGTGACCCCTTGGGGAACCCGGTTGGCATGGTGGGTGGCGGAGTTTCCGGACCACATTGAACCGGTGCCCAATCCGGAAGAAGTCGCCGAAGTTCACTGGATGACGGCGAACGACATCGGCACCGCTCGTGGGGTTCTGCCCAGCCTTCCTGACTTTGTCGCGGCGTGGCGTGGTGGGAAAATCGAGCTGCCTTGGACGGATTCCTCTCAGGGCTGA
- the xseB gene encoding exodeoxyribonuclease VII small subunit, giving the protein MAKKKRNPSEVEAGDGEQSAAELGDFEATLGDVETIVRKLESGSLTLDDSLKQYEVAVAKMRQCYQLLDVAERKISVLAGVDAEGRPVTEPLETMSGGESLIQKQASRGKRRGAGGADSSSGESVGDEFSEDDE; this is encoded by the coding sequence TTGGCTAAGAAGAAACGGAACCCCTCTGAAGTCGAGGCCGGCGACGGCGAGCAATCCGCGGCTGAGTTGGGGGATTTTGAAGCGACTTTGGGCGATGTCGAAACGATCGTGCGAAAGCTCGAATCCGGTTCGCTGACGCTAGATGATTCGTTGAAGCAGTACGAGGTCGCGGTGGCGAAAATGCGTCAGTGCTACCAGTTGCTCGACGTGGCCGAACGCAAGATTTCGGTGTTGGCGGGAGTCGACGCGGAGGGGCGTCCCGTGACAGAACCGTTGGAAACCATGTCGGGTGGCGAATCGCTGATTCAAAAGCAGGCTTCACGCGGCAAACGTCGCGGTGCCGGCGGTGCTGACAGTTCGAGTGGTGAATCGGTTGGCGACGAATTTTCGGAGGATGACGAGTGA
- a CDS encoding polyprenyl synthetase family protein has protein sequence MEASGDRREQTSDTSESLTDYLNAHRPAVDAALEAACQDRPGVPERLAAAIRYAVLAPGKRLRPILTIMAAEACGGDAASAMPSAVAVEMIHAYSLIHDDLPAMDDDDLRRGRPTTHVKFDEATAILAGDALQSMAFAHLHQSTSDVAKSAALIGTLATAAGPAGLVGGQADDLDAEKHTVEDFGGPEAALKHLEAIHHRKTGALFTACAAMGAISAGADSNVVSALTDYAKAFGLAFQITDDLLDCTSTDEQLGKRTGKDDGRGKLTYPGLMGLDRARAHAEATIHAAHESLQLFGTTAQRLRTLADFVLERTN, from the coding sequence GTGGAAGCATCGGGTGATCGCCGCGAGCAGACGAGTGACACCAGTGAATCATTGACGGACTACTTGAACGCTCACCGTCCGGCGGTTGATGCCGCGTTGGAAGCAGCCTGCCAGGACCGACCTGGTGTGCCCGAGCGATTGGCAGCGGCGATTCGGTACGCGGTGCTCGCGCCGGGGAAAAGGCTCCGTCCGATTTTGACGATCATGGCAGCGGAAGCTTGCGGCGGCGACGCGGCATCGGCGATGCCTTCCGCAGTCGCGGTCGAGATGATTCATGCCTACTCGTTGATTCATGATGACTTGCCGGCGATGGACGACGATGACTTGCGTCGCGGTCGGCCGACGACACACGTGAAATTTGACGAAGCCACGGCAATTCTGGCCGGCGATGCGTTGCAGTCGATGGCGTTCGCTCATTTGCATCAGAGCACATCCGACGTCGCGAAATCGGCGGCTCTGATTGGGACGCTGGCCACCGCGGCTGGCCCGGCGGGATTGGTGGGCGGGCAAGCCGACGACTTGGACGCTGAGAAGCACACCGTCGAAGATTTTGGTGGCCCAGAAGCCGCCCTTAAGCATTTGGAAGCGATCCACCATCGTAAAACGGGGGCGTTGTTTACAGCCTGTGCGGCGATGGGCGCAATTTCCGCCGGAGCGGATTCGAATGTCGTTTCGGCCTTGACCGATTACGCTAAAGCGTTTGGACTCGCGTTTCAAATCACGGATGATTTATTGGACTGCACGTCCACGGATGAGCAACTTGGTAAACGAACGGGGAAAGACGACGGCCGTGGCAAGCTGACGTACCCGGGGTTGATGGGACTGGATCGGGCAAGAGCCCACGCCGAAGCGACCATTCACGCGGCGCACGAATCGCTGCAGTTGTTTGGAACGACTGCTCAGCGGTTAAGAACTTTGGCGGACTTTGTTTTGGAGCGTACGAATTGA
- the dxs gene encoding 1-deoxy-D-xylulose-5-phosphate synthase: MTDHKHPLLAGLPDATPLANWSSTELNNAAVEIRDVLCNLLATRTAHFASNLGVVELCLALHSEFDFRTDRLIWDTGHQVYPHKLVTGRYDRFETIRTAGGLMGYPNPLESVYDLFMTGHAGCSVSTAVGLRSGDILMNQEERRTVAVIGDGAFPCGVVFEALNNAGELGDDLTIVLNDNKMSICHRTGSVAQYLDRLRGNPFYTGLKHEVTKLLDRVPMFGDPAERLLAQMKEGVKAGLLGGMLFEELGIRYIGPIDGHDIPLMQKYLRLCKETPGPVLLHVVTEKGHGYKPAAEDPVFFHTPPAFEDRGGTPVTRGSDGRPPYTTHARDAIGEAMNRDSRVTVITAAMCQGNKLEPVREKFADRFFDVGICESHAVAFAAGQCKTGMRPIVDIYSTFLQRSYDQIFQEVALQDLPVVFMMDRAGLTAPDGPTHHGVYDIGYMRLFPNLVLMAPGYAQELSMMLDKALTLDHPSGIRYPKASALDATHTPAPIEIGKAEWIREGADGTIVAYGAMLEQAIAAAEQLEGELEIGVVNARFVKPIDSEMVHKTLSDGRFVVTLEEGTRVGGFGSAFLESAVDQRLDTRAVHRLALPDEFVLHGDRSQLLGESSLSAKKVVEVCREAASEVGSQVGV, from the coding sequence TTGACTGATCACAAACACCCCCTGTTGGCTGGCTTGCCGGATGCAACGCCGCTCGCCAATTGGTCCAGCACTGAACTGAACAACGCGGCCGTCGAAATTCGCGACGTTCTGTGCAATTTGCTCGCGACCCGAACCGCCCACTTCGCGTCCAACTTGGGCGTGGTGGAACTCTGCCTCGCGCTGCACAGTGAGTTTGATTTCCGAACGGATCGATTGATTTGGGACACCGGTCACCAGGTCTACCCGCACAAATTGGTCACCGGCCGCTACGACCGATTTGAAACCATCCGCACGGCCGGCGGATTGATGGGTTATCCCAACCCGCTTGAGAGCGTTTATGACTTGTTCATGACCGGTCATGCCGGTTGCAGTGTCAGCACCGCGGTTGGACTGCGCAGTGGCGACATCTTGATGAACCAGGAAGAACGCCGGACCGTGGCGGTCATCGGTGACGGTGCGTTCCCCTGCGGAGTCGTCTTTGAGGCACTCAACAATGCTGGTGAACTCGGCGACGATCTGACGATCGTTTTGAACGACAACAAAATGTCGATCTGCCATCGAACCGGCTCGGTTGCTCAGTACTTGGATCGTCTTCGTGGCAATCCGTTTTACACGGGACTGAAACACGAGGTCACGAAGTTGCTCGACCGAGTGCCGATGTTTGGCGACCCGGCCGAGCGACTGCTGGCTCAAATGAAGGAAGGTGTCAAAGCGGGACTGCTGGGCGGAATGCTGTTTGAAGAGCTCGGCATTCGTTACATCGGTCCGATCGATGGGCACGACATTCCTTTGATGCAAAAGTACTTGCGGCTCTGCAAGGAAACTCCCGGCCCAGTCTTGTTGCATGTGGTGACTGAGAAAGGTCACGGGTACAAACCAGCCGCCGAAGACCCGGTGTTCTTCCACACGCCGCCGGCTTTTGAAGATCGAGGCGGGACCCCGGTCACTCGCGGCAGCGACGGTCGTCCGCCGTACACCACACACGCTCGCGACGCGATCGGCGAAGCGATGAACCGCGATTCGCGAGTCACGGTCATCACCGCTGCGATGTGCCAAGGCAACAAGCTCGAACCCGTTCGCGAAAAATTCGCGGATCGGTTCTTTGACGTTGGAATCTGCGAGTCACACGCGGTCGCTTTTGCCGCCGGGCAATGCAAAACCGGCATGCGTCCGATCGTGGACATCTACAGCACGTTCCTGCAGCGCAGCTACGATCAAATCTTCCAAGAAGTCGCTCTGCAAGACTTGCCGGTCGTCTTCATGATGGACCGCGCCGGGCTGACCGCGCCCGATGGGCCGACTCACCACGGCGTGTACGACATTGGCTACATGCGTTTGTTCCCCAACTTGGTTTTGATGGCTCCGGGGTATGCCCAAGAGCTTTCGATGATGTTGGACAAGGCGTTGACGCTCGATCATCCGTCGGGAATTCGGTACCCCAAAGCTTCGGCGTTGGATGCGACTCACACGCCCGCACCCATCGAAATCGGCAAAGCGGAATGGATTCGCGAAGGTGCCGATGGAACGATCGTGGCCTACGGAGCGATGCTGGAACAAGCGATTGCCGCGGCGGAGCAACTCGAAGGCGAACTGGAAATCGGAGTCGTCAACGCTCGCTTCGTCAAACCAATCGATTCCGAGATGGTTCACAAGACGCTGAGTGATGGCCGTTTTGTCGTGACGCTTGAAGAAGGCACTCGTGTCGGCGGCTTTGGTTCAGCATTCCTCGAATCAGCGGTCGATCAACGGTTGGACACGCGAGCCGTTCATCGGTTGGCGTTGCCGGATGAGTTCGTCTTGCACGGTGATCGTTCGCAGTTGCTGGGCGAATCGTCGTTGTCTGCGAAGAAGGTTGTTGAAGTGTGCCGCGAAGCGGCTTCTGAGGTCGGTTCACAGGTTGGTGTTTGA
- a CDS encoding NAD(+)/NADH kinase, with translation MSSSGGEAPDWCGCDRPPRIVVLGAPDKSNVSSAWKRLRPTIQSHAEIVAADFEFTYDFSDEDVDLVIVIGGDGSILQSARQMGGNQTPVLGINCGRLGFLAALSPEDFLDAWPKVCLGDFSIIRHLMLEVQLIRNDEVIAQSMALNEAAILNGPPFAILDIDLYADGELATQYRCDGLIVATPVGSTAHNLSAGGPILRRQLQAIVISPISPHTLTYRPLVDSADTRLELAVTEPNESTSIVVDGRILGQLKSGDRVRVHRAPVAFEMLRVPGQNDYRTLREKLGWSGRLALRQL, from the coding sequence ATGTCATCTTCCGGCGGAGAGGCTCCTGATTGGTGCGGTTGCGATCGCCCTCCACGGATCGTGGTTTTGGGGGCTCCTGACAAAAGCAATGTGTCCTCCGCTTGGAAGCGTCTTCGTCCAACGATTCAGTCGCACGCCGAGATCGTCGCAGCGGACTTCGAGTTCACCTATGACTTCTCGGATGAAGACGTCGATTTGGTGATCGTCATCGGTGGAGACGGTTCGATTCTTCAATCGGCGCGGCAAATGGGCGGCAACCAAACGCCGGTGTTGGGGATCAATTGCGGGCGTCTTGGATTCTTGGCCGCACTTTCGCCCGAAGATTTCTTGGACGCTTGGCCCAAGGTCTGCCTGGGGGATTTTTCGATCATCCGACACCTGATGTTGGAGGTCCAGCTGATCCGAAACGACGAAGTGATCGCCCAGTCGATGGCGCTGAACGAGGCAGCCATTTTGAACGGCCCGCCTTTCGCGATTCTTGACATCGATCTCTATGCTGACGGTGAGCTGGCGACCCAGTACCGATGCGACGGTCTGATTGTGGCCACGCCGGTCGGATCCACGGCCCATAATTTGTCGGCTGGCGGGCCGATTTTGAGGCGGCAACTGCAAGCGATCGTGATCTCGCCGATCAGCCCGCACACGCTGACCTATCGGCCGTTGGTGGATTCAGCCGACACGCGGTTGGAATTGGCAGTGACCGAACCCAACGAATCGACCAGCATCGTGGTTGATGGGCGAATCCTGGGGCAATTGAAATCCGGCGATCGCGTCCGTGTGCACCGAGCTCCCGTGGCCTTTGAGATGCTGCGAGTTCCCGGACAGAACGATTACCGAACCTTGCGTGAAAAGTTGGGTTGGTCGGGCAGGTTGGCGTTGCGTCAGCTTTGA
- a CDS encoding RluA family pseudouridine synthase, with amino-acid sequence MIEILWQCHSCVVVNKPVGLPTTSPQGIDGLESCLRKQLAEAGSPASYLTAVHRLDRPVSGLVLIALRKKAARLLSEQFRLRHVQKKYIAVVQGQALEACKQEPWQDTIAKLADEARVEIVGSDSADGRAAETRVSFLDYDSATDSSRIELRPVTGRMHQLRIQAALRGHPIMGDPLYGNAEDESALKLVAAKLSFRDPTNGRAVEVSLPKLPF; translated from the coding sequence ATGATCGAAATTCTTTGGCAGTGCCATTCCTGCGTCGTCGTCAACAAACCGGTGGGGCTCCCGACCACTTCTCCTCAAGGCATCGACGGGCTCGAGTCTTGTTTGCGGAAGCAGCTTGCGGAGGCTGGCAGTCCAGCCAGCTACTTGACCGCCGTGCACCGACTGGATCGCCCTGTGTCAGGGCTGGTGTTGATTGCTCTTCGAAAGAAGGCCGCACGTCTTCTCAGCGAGCAATTTCGATTGCGTCACGTGCAGAAGAAATACATCGCGGTTGTTCAAGGACAAGCCCTGGAGGCTTGCAAGCAGGAGCCTTGGCAGGACACCATCGCCAAGCTGGCCGATGAAGCTCGTGTGGAGATCGTCGGTTCCGATTCGGCGGACGGACGGGCCGCGGAAACGCGAGTGAGCTTCCTGGATTATGACTCGGCCACCGACTCTTCGCGAATCGAGTTGCGGCCGGTCACCGGGCGAATGCATCAATTGCGAATCCAAGCTGCTCTTCGCGGGCACCCGATCATGGGCGACCCACTGTACGGGAACGCGGAGGACGAATCGGCGTTGAAACTCGTCGCGGCGAAGCTGTCGTTCCGAGATCCCACTAACGGACGAGCGGTCGAAGTCTCGCTCCCGAAGTTGCCGTTCTAG
- a CDS encoding sulfatase family protein: protein MKILWTQVARRAFAATMAAVCLFASMSLQAAERNVLFIITDDESPTLGCYGDTAAVTPAIDAVAADGMVFRNAFATTASCSASRSVVMSGLHNHRNGQFGHQHHYHKFASFNDVAGLALPRVMANTGYRTGHIGKYHVAPESVYHYETYLKANSRSAVEMADTAKDFLTNQEDDRPFFLYFATSDPHRGGGVDKTSELELKPDLFGNKRRRGAYPGVEEVFFDPKDVIVPAFLPDTSETRAELAQYYQSCARIDQGVARLVEILKEADLYDKTMIVFTSDHGMAFAGGKTTVYEGGLRVPMVVRDPYQESRGVESEAMISHIDITPTILDFAGGLDREANAPKGLVPAKKLRNQMGVSPMDNHNGNKPLDQYHGRSWMDVLADPAKSHHEEIFASHTFHEIQMYYPMRVIRDGKYKLIWNIAHALDYPFASDLWAASSWQAQLAKGLDAPYGQQTVGKYIHRPEFELFDIEADPNESTNLATSSSHTDVLEAYQAKLKKMQKKYDDPWIMKWDYE, encoded by the coding sequence ATGAAAATTCTTTGGACCCAAGTGGCTCGTCGTGCGTTCGCAGCGACGATGGCCGCCGTTTGTTTGTTTGCATCGATGTCGCTGCAAGCGGCTGAACGAAATGTCTTGTTCATTATCACGGACGATGAAAGTCCCACGCTGGGTTGCTATGGCGATACCGCGGCAGTGACTCCCGCGATCGATGCCGTTGCCGCTGACGGCATGGTGTTTCGAAACGCGTTTGCCACGACGGCATCGTGCAGTGCCAGCCGAAGTGTGGTGATGAGTGGTTTGCACAACCATCGTAACGGACAGTTCGGACATCAACATCATTATCACAAGTTTGCATCGTTCAATGACGTTGCGGGTTTGGCTTTGCCGCGTGTGATGGCAAACACGGGCTATCGCACCGGGCACATTGGGAAATACCACGTCGCCCCTGAGTCGGTTTACCACTACGAAACCTACCTGAAAGCCAATTCCCGCAGTGCGGTCGAGATGGCGGATACAGCGAAGGATTTTCTAACAAACCAGGAAGACGATCGTCCGTTCTTTTTGTATTTCGCGACTTCTGACCCTCACCGTGGTGGTGGCGTCGACAAGACCTCCGAGTTGGAACTGAAGCCAGACCTGTTTGGCAACAAACGTCGTCGTGGTGCTTATCCGGGCGTTGAAGAGGTCTTCTTCGATCCGAAGGACGTGATCGTTCCTGCGTTCTTACCCGATACCTCGGAGACGCGAGCGGAGTTGGCTCAGTACTATCAGTCTTGTGCCCGGATCGACCAAGGTGTCGCTCGTCTGGTTGAGATTCTGAAGGAAGCCGACCTCTACGATAAAACCATGATCGTTTTCACAAGCGATCACGGGATGGCGTTCGCTGGCGGCAAAACGACTGTCTACGAAGGCGGATTGCGAGTTCCGATGGTCGTTCGCGATCCGTATCAGGAAAGCCGCGGCGTCGAGAGCGAAGCGATGATCAGTCACATCGACATCACGCCGACGATTCTCGATTTCGCGGGTGGCTTGGACCGCGAAGCCAACGCCCCCAAGGGATTGGTCCCCGCGAAGAAGCTTCGCAATCAGATGGGGGTTTCGCCGATGGACAATCACAACGGGAACAAGCCGCTGGATCAGTACCATGGTCGAAGCTGGATGGATGTGCTGGCCGATCCTGCGAAATCGCATCACGAAGAGATCTTCGCTTCGCACACGTTCCACGAAATTCAAATGTACTATCCAATGCGAGTCATTCGTGACGGCAAATACAAGCTGATTTGGAACATCGCACACGCTCTGGACTACCCGTTCGCCAGCGACTTGTGGGCAGCCAGTTCGTGGCAGGCCCAGTTGGCCAAGGGTTTGGACGCACCGTACGGTCAGCAAACCGTTGGCAAGTACATCCACCGTCCTGAGTTCGAGCTCTTCGACATCGAAGCCGACCCGAACGAGTCGACGAACTTGGCAACCAGCAGCAGCCACACGGATGTCTTGGAAGCCTACCAGGCCAAACTCAAGAAGATGCAAAAGAAGTACGACGATCCCTGGATCATGAAATGGGATTACGAGTGA